Proteins encoded within one genomic window of Pectobacterium araliae:
- a CDS encoding DNA polymerase II has translation MTQVRQGFLLTRHWNDTPAGTQVEFWLATDEGPLLARLPVQEAVAFIPAQQEARARTLLQQEKRWQLKPLAMQDFHHQPQLGLYCPQYRQLLRLEKLLREGGVQVYEADIRPTERFLMERFITAPVWFSGNSTSGRLLTEARMKPNPDYRPTLKLVSLDIETNRHGELYCIGLEGCGQRQVYMLGPPNGTPAEHEDFNLEYVASRPLLLEKLNTWMQQHDPDAIIGWNLVQFDLRVLQKHAERYHIPLKLGRNGQALEWREHGFKQGHFFASATGRLIIDGIEALKSATWNFASFSLEFVAQSLLGEGKAIDTPYQRMDEIDRRFAEDKPALARYNLQDCELVTRIFDKTELLPFLLERASVTGLAADRNGGSVAAFSHLYLPRMHRMGYVAPNLGEVALEASPGGFVMDSRPGLYDSVLVLDYKSLYPSIIRTFLIDPVGLAVGTQNPDAQHAVPGFRGAWFSRDQHCLPAIVEHIWQGREAAKRTNNKPLSQALKIIMNAFYGVLGATGCRFFDPRLASSITLRGHEIMRKTRELIEEQGYQVIYGDTDSTFVWLKHAHSEEDAEKIGKTLVQHVNQWWTQHLQDTQQLSSALELEFETHFRRFLMPTIRGAEQGSKKRYAGMIDTPQGEKMVFKGLETVRTDWTPLAQQFQQQLYLLIFQQQPYQDWLRDYVDRTLNGDFDDLLIYRKRLRRKLDDYQRNVPPHARAAKVADDYNRQQGRPLQYQNGGWISYVMTVNGPEPLETRHSPLDYQHYVERQLQPVADAILPFLHDDFATLVTGQMGLF, from the coding sequence GTGACTCAGGTTCGTCAGGGGTTTCTACTGACCCGCCACTGGAACGATACGCCAGCAGGCACGCAGGTCGAATTCTGGCTGGCCACCGATGAGGGCCCGCTGCTCGCACGGCTGCCAGTACAAGAGGCTGTTGCCTTTATTCCCGCACAGCAGGAAGCCCGCGCAAGAACGCTTTTACAGCAGGAAAAACGCTGGCAGTTAAAGCCACTCGCGATGCAAGATTTCCACCATCAACCGCAGCTAGGGCTGTATTGCCCGCAATACCGTCAGTTGCTGCGGCTGGAAAAGTTACTGCGTGAAGGTGGCGTTCAGGTCTACGAAGCGGATATTCGCCCGACGGAACGTTTTCTAATGGAACGCTTTATCACCGCACCCGTGTGGTTTAGCGGTAACTCAACGTCAGGTCGCCTGCTGACGGAAGCCCGTATGAAACCGAATCCCGATTACCGCCCGACGCTCAAACTGGTGTCACTGGATATCGAAACCAACCGCCACGGCGAGCTTTACTGCATTGGGCTGGAAGGCTGCGGACAACGTCAGGTTTACATGCTCGGCCCGCCGAACGGCACGCCTGCCGAACACGAAGATTTTAATCTTGAGTACGTCGCCAGCCGCCCGCTGCTGTTGGAAAAACTGAATACCTGGATGCAGCAACACGATCCCGATGCCATCATCGGCTGGAATCTAGTGCAGTTTGACCTACGCGTGTTGCAGAAACATGCTGAGCGCTACCACATTCCTCTCAAGCTGGGGCGTAATGGGCAGGCGCTGGAGTGGCGAGAACACGGTTTTAAACAGGGGCATTTTTTTGCCAGCGCCACTGGCCGTTTGATTATCGACGGCATTGAAGCGCTCAAATCTGCAACGTGGAATTTTGCCTCATTCAGTCTGGAGTTTGTCGCACAATCGCTGCTGGGAGAAGGCAAAGCCATCGACACGCCCTATCAGCGGATGGATGAAATTGACCGTCGCTTTGCCGAAGATAAGCCCGCACTCGCTCGCTATAATCTGCAAGATTGCGAACTCGTCACGCGTATTTTTGACAAAACCGAGCTGCTGCCTTTCTTGCTGGAACGCGCTAGCGTCACCGGGCTGGCGGCCGACCGCAACGGGGGTTCTGTCGCGGCCTTTTCCCACCTTTATTTACCGCGCATGCACCGCATGGGCTACGTCGCCCCCAATCTGGGCGAGGTCGCGCTGGAAGCCAGCCCCGGCGGATTTGTGATGGATTCACGTCCCGGCCTGTATGATTCGGTACTCGTACTGGATTACAAGAGCCTCTACCCCTCGATTATCCGTACTTTTCTGATCGACCCGGTCGGGCTGGCGGTGGGAACACAGAATCCAGACGCTCAGCACGCCGTCCCCGGCTTTCGCGGCGCGTGGTTTTCCCGCGATCAACACTGTTTGCCTGCCATTGTCGAACACATCTGGCAAGGGCGTGAAGCGGCAAAGCGCACCAACAATAAGCCGCTGTCGCAGGCGTTGAAGATCATCATGAATGCCTTTTACGGCGTGCTGGGTGCCACAGGCTGCCGTTTCTTTGACCCGCGCCTCGCTTCCTCTATCACGCTACGCGGCCATGAAATCATGCGTAAAACGCGTGAGCTAATTGAGGAGCAAGGCTATCAGGTAATTTATGGCGATACCGATTCCACGTTCGTCTGGCTTAAGCACGCGCATAGTGAAGAAGACGCCGAAAAAATTGGCAAAACGCTGGTACAGCACGTTAATCAGTGGTGGACACAGCATTTGCAAGACACCCAGCAGTTGAGCAGCGCGCTGGAGCTAGAGTTTGAAACCCATTTTCGCCGTTTCCTGATGCCAACGATTCGCGGCGCAGAACAAGGCAGTAAAAAACGCTACGCCGGAATGATCGACACGCCACAAGGCGAAAAAATGGTGTTCAAAGGGCTGGAAACCGTGCGCACCGACTGGACGCCGCTGGCACAGCAGTTTCAGCAGCAGCTCTATCTGCTGATCTTTCAACAACAGCCTTATCAGGACTGGCTACGGGACTATGTTGACCGTACTTTGAACGGTGATTTTGACGATCTACTGATCTACCGTAAACGTCTGCGCCGCAAGCTGGACGATTACCAGCGCAACGTGCCGCCACACGCCAGAGCCGCGAAAGTCGCCGATGACTATAACCGCCAGCAAGGGCGGCCGCTGCAATACCAAAACGGTGGCTGGATCAGCTATGTAATGACCGTCAACGGCCCTGAACCGCTGGAAACCCGGCATTCACCACTAGACTACCAGCATTATGTAGAACGCCAGCTCCAGCCCGTCGCGGACGCCATTCTTCCTTTTCTGCATGACGATTTTGCTACACTGGTGACAGGTCAGATGGGATTATTTTAA
- a CDS encoding sensor domain-containing diguanylate cyclase, producing MFFKLLNHFGLRRLILLLAVASALVTLANGFYASYRVQRELLIDNTLEANRVYAAKLAAMTHTFFKESQQQLAYSANIVASQMDDKTSLLKEADRLRLQTSNFNSVVIADEKGIVRATSPDTFQLIGRNLTTDGALDALKEKRPLISQPYMSAADNFIVLISTPIFTRDGRYKGFIGGSIYLKQPSVLNTLLDKHYYRDGSYIYVTDKSRRMLYHRDMERIGKVETNDLKIDAQREDNGSQHMVNYLGEKMLAGYAVESTSQWEIVALRPTGTTLKPLDGLMLNVLRHTLPLALLTILCVWLLARLIAQPLWLLARSANKMDATDVSDDIRNIHSWYFEASQLKQAMLLGIDLLQRKIGKLRSEAHSDPMTELLNRRGLDSVLRYWQMGQKSFAVIALDIDRFKRINDTHGHDVGDTVIRYLSQLIRTSSRDADILCRSGGEEFLILLPETSQNEALNIAERLRQRTQESTIPVVGNITISLGVALWEPGTSDMSIERTFKLADEALYQAKQEGRNRVASAPSGEQ from the coding sequence ATGTTTTTTAAACTACTCAATCATTTCGGATTACGACGTCTTATCCTATTACTGGCAGTGGCAAGCGCATTAGTGACGCTGGCGAACGGCTTTTATGCCAGCTATCGCGTCCAGCGAGAGCTTCTGATTGATAACACACTGGAAGCCAATCGCGTCTACGCCGCCAAACTCGCGGCAATGACCCACACTTTCTTTAAAGAATCTCAGCAGCAGTTAGCCTACAGCGCAAACATCGTTGCCTCCCAGATGGATGACAAGACCAGCCTGCTAAAAGAAGCTGACCGCCTGCGGCTACAGACCAGCAACTTCAATTCTGTCGTCATTGCCGATGAAAAAGGTATCGTCAGAGCCACGTCACCCGATACGTTCCAATTAATCGGGAGAAACCTGACAACAGATGGCGCACTCGACGCCTTGAAAGAAAAACGGCCCCTCATCAGCCAGCCCTATATGTCTGCCGCCGATAACTTTATTGTGCTGATATCGACGCCGATCTTCACACGGGATGGACGTTACAAAGGGTTTATCGGTGGATCGATCTATCTTAAGCAGCCCAGCGTTCTTAATACGCTACTAGATAAACACTATTACCGTGACGGCTCTTATATTTATGTCACCGATAAAAGCAGAAGGATGCTGTATCACCGCGATATGGAGCGTATTGGTAAAGTAGAAACCAACGATCTGAAGATCGATGCGCAGCGCGAAGATAATGGTAGCCAGCATATGGTTAACTATCTGGGCGAAAAAATGTTAGCAGGTTACGCCGTGGAATCTACCTCACAATGGGAGATTGTGGCGCTTCGCCCAACGGGTACCACGCTGAAACCACTGGATGGGCTGATGCTGAACGTTCTGCGTCACACGCTTCCTCTCGCGCTACTCACGATCTTGTGCGTCTGGCTGCTGGCTCGGCTCATCGCGCAGCCTCTCTGGCTACTGGCACGCAGCGCCAATAAGATGGATGCGACGGACGTTTCCGACGATATCAGAAACATCCACTCCTGGTATTTTGAAGCCTCTCAACTCAAGCAGGCAATGTTGCTGGGTATCGATTTATTGCAGCGCAAAATTGGTAAGTTACGCTCCGAGGCACACTCAGACCCGATGACCGAACTGCTCAATCGCCGCGGGTTGGATAGCGTTCTCCGCTACTGGCAGATGGGACAAAAAAGTTTTGCGGTCATCGCGCTTGATATTGACCGCTTCAAACGCATCAATGACACCCACGGCCACGACGTAGGGGATACCGTCATTCGCTATCTATCACAGCTTATTCGCACCAGCTCGCGCGATGCTGACATTCTGTGCCGCAGCGGCGGTGAGGAATTCCTGATACTGCTGCCCGAAACCAGTCAGAATGAGGCTCTCAATATTGCTGAACGATTACGCCAACGCACGCAGGAATCCACCATACCTGTCGTGGGCAATATCACCATCTCATTAGGTGTTGCCCTGTGGGAACCGGGCACCAGCGATATGTCGATCGAGCGAACGTTCAAGCTTGCGGATGAAGCCCTATATCAGGCTAAACAGGAAGGCCGCAACCGCGTGGCTTCAGCCCCCAGCGGCGAGCAGTAA
- a CDS encoding DedA family protein gives MEAWLDHLVTQSLAYSLIAVMLVAFLESLALVGLLLPGTVMMATLGALIGSGQMGLYPAWAAGIIGCLLGDWISYFIGIRFKAPLHNWSFLKKYQVLLNKTEYALYQHPMPTILIGRFVGPTRPLIPMVAGMLGLPPYKFAVPNIIGCLLWPPAYFLPGILAGVAIDIPAGTNSAGFKWLLLATAIVVWVAGWLNWRWWRSDKRKHHDWFSRKMPLRRLRWVAPVMSVAAVALSIVLVQHPLMPVYRHLLWQVLNG, from the coding sequence ATGGAAGCGTGGCTGGATCATCTGGTTACCCAATCACTCGCGTATTCACTGATCGCCGTCATGCTGGTTGCTTTTCTGGAGTCGTTGGCTCTGGTGGGGCTGTTGTTGCCAGGCACGGTGATGATGGCGACCCTGGGGGCGCTGATTGGCAGCGGACAAATGGGGCTATACCCAGCGTGGGCGGCTGGGATTATCGGTTGTCTGCTAGGAGACTGGATTTCCTATTTTATTGGTATACGTTTTAAGGCACCGTTGCATAACTGGTCTTTCCTGAAAAAATATCAGGTGTTACTGAATAAAACCGAATACGCCCTGTATCAACACCCAATGCCGACAATATTGATTGGGCGTTTTGTCGGCCCGACTCGTCCGCTTATTCCGATGGTGGCGGGGATGCTGGGGTTACCGCCTTATAAATTTGCTGTGCCGAATATCATCGGCTGCCTGCTGTGGCCTCCGGCCTATTTCTTACCCGGTATTCTGGCTGGGGTTGCGATTGATATTCCCGCTGGGACGAACAGTGCGGGCTTTAAGTGGTTATTACTGGCAACGGCCATCGTGGTATGGGTCGCAGGCTGGTTAAACTGGCGCTGGTGGCGCAGCGATAAGCGTAAACATCATGATTGGTTTAGCAGAAAGATGCCGCTCAGACGCCTGCGTTGGGTCGCACCCGTGATGTCCGTAGCGGCGGTTGCTTTGTCGATCGTACTGGTTCAGCACCCGCTGATGCCGGTTTACCGTCACCTGCTATGGCAGGTGTTAAACGGGTAA
- the ilvN gene encoding acetolactate synthase small subunit has protein sequence MSTQPTSNQVTLELSVRNHPGVMSHVCGLFARRAFNVEGILCMPLANGEESRIWLLVKDDQRLQQMISQVEKLEDVLQVRRHGEEMRIFEQVAEFYC, from the coding sequence ATGTCAACTCAGCCAACTTCAAATCAGGTCACGCTAGAACTCTCCGTGCGCAACCACCCCGGCGTGATGTCACACGTTTGCGGTCTGTTTGCCCGCCGGGCATTTAACGTAGAAGGCATTCTGTGTATGCCACTGGCAAACGGTGAGGAAAGCCGGATTTGGCTACTGGTTAAAGATGACCAGCGGCTACAGCAAATGATCAGCCAGGTAGAAAAACTGGAGGATGTCCTTCAGGTTCGTCGTCACGGTGAAGAAATGCGTATTTTTGAGCAGGTCGCCGAATTTTACTGTTAA
- the ilvB gene encoding acetolactate synthase large subunit produces the protein MRYTGAQLIVRLLEQQGITTVAGIPGGAALPLYDALGQSKTIRHVLARHEQGAGFMAQGMARASGQAAVCMASSGPGATNLITAIADAKLDSIPLVCITGQVPSSMIGTDAFQEVDTYGISIPVTKHNYLVRDITELPRVIPEAFRIAQSGRPGPVWIDIPKDIQNATIELSELPDVFPLDTPPAITQQEIERAAAMINAAQSPVLYLGGGIISSVAHEQAVQLAERSSLPTTMTLMALGTMPVDHPLSLGMLGMHAARSTNLILQQADLLIVLGARFDDRAIGKAEQFCPNASIIHIDIDPAELGKIRQPHVAINADVAQALDQLLPHIAPQQRDVWRATVRGLQQEFPFNMPNADDPLSHYGLVQATAQALTDDAIITTDVGQHQMWVAQSYPLRRPRQWLTSGGFGTMGFGLPAAIGAALAEPDRTVVCFSGDGSLMMNIQEMATAAEEGLNVKIVLMNNQSLGLVHQQQDMFFQKRIFAADYRYRTNFLAIAAGFGFATCDLNAAADPQAALQEALNQPGPVLIHVLIDANEKVLPIVPPGAANIDMIGD, from the coding sequence ATGCGTTATACAGGCGCTCAGTTGATTGTTCGGCTGCTCGAACAGCAGGGCATCACCACCGTAGCGGGTATTCCCGGCGGCGCAGCTCTGCCGTTATATGATGCACTGGGTCAAAGTAAAACGATTCGCCACGTTCTGGCACGCCACGAACAAGGCGCGGGGTTTATGGCACAAGGCATGGCGCGCGCCAGCGGGCAAGCCGCCGTTTGTATGGCCTCCAGCGGCCCGGGAGCGACGAATCTGATCACCGCCATTGCCGATGCCAAACTGGATTCAATCCCGCTGGTGTGCATCACCGGTCAGGTACCTTCCAGTATGATCGGCACCGATGCGTTTCAGGAAGTCGACACCTACGGCATCTCTATCCCCGTCACTAAGCATAATTATCTGGTGCGTGACATCACCGAACTGCCGCGCGTGATCCCAGAAGCGTTTCGCATCGCGCAGTCGGGTCGTCCCGGCCCTGTGTGGATCGATATTCCAAAAGATATTCAGAATGCGACCATTGAACTGAGCGAATTGCCGGACGTCTTTCCTCTCGATACGCCACCCGCTATCACCCAGCAGGAAATCGAGCGTGCTGCGGCCATGATCAACGCAGCTCAGAGTCCGGTGCTCTATCTCGGCGGCGGGATTATTAGCAGCGTCGCGCACGAACAGGCGGTTCAACTGGCGGAACGTTCCAGCCTGCCAACCACCATGACACTGATGGCACTGGGTACGATGCCTGTCGATCATCCCCTGTCGCTGGGTATGCTGGGTATGCACGCCGCACGATCAACCAATCTGATCTTACAGCAAGCGGATTTGTTAATTGTGCTGGGGGCACGTTTTGACGATCGCGCAATTGGTAAAGCAGAACAGTTTTGCCCGAATGCCAGCATCATTCACATCGATATCGATCCGGCCGAACTGGGTAAGATCCGCCAGCCACACGTGGCGATCAATGCCGATGTCGCGCAAGCACTGGATCAGTTGCTGCCGCATATTGCGCCGCAGCAGCGTGACGTATGGCGTGCCACCGTCCGTGGACTGCAACAGGAATTCCCGTTCAACATGCCGAATGCTGACGATCCGTTAAGCCATTATGGTCTGGTTCAGGCTACGGCGCAGGCGCTGACGGATGATGCCATCATCACGACCGATGTCGGCCAACACCAGATGTGGGTGGCACAGTCTTATCCGCTGCGTCGCCCACGTCAGTGGCTGACATCCGGCGGGTTTGGCACGATGGGCTTTGGCCTGCCTGCGGCGATTGGCGCGGCGCTGGCTGAACCCGATCGCACCGTGGTGTGTTTCTCTGGTGATGGCAGCCTGATGATGAATATTCAGGAAATGGCGACCGCAGCAGAAGAAGGGCTTAACGTAAAAATTGTCCTGATGAACAACCAGTCACTGGGTCTGGTACATCAGCAGCAGGATATGTTTTTCCAGAAGCGCATCTTTGCTGCCGATTACCGTTACAGAACCAATTTTCTCGCGATTGCCGCAGGTTTCGGCTTTGCAACCTGCGATCTGAACGCCGCCGCCGATCCACAGGCCGCCCTGCAAGAGGCGCTCAATCAGCCGGGTCCTGTACTGATCCACGTACTTATTGACGCCAATGAAAAAGTGTTACCCATCGTGCCACCGGGTGCCGCGAACATCGATATGATCGGAGATTAA
- a CDS encoding ilvB operon leader peptide IvbL translates to MTHYSSSTSALLHTAHVDAVVVVRVVVVVVVGSAP, encoded by the coding sequence GTGACGCACTACTCTTCTTCCACTTCAGCACTACTACACACCGCGCATGTTGACGCGGTCGTCGTCGTGCGCGTGGTCGTCGTGGTCGTCGTCGGCAGCGCGCCGTAA
- a CDS encoding family 43 glycosylhydrolase → MGVSRVVGKGVLSGILLMAMGIGQAIACQAGPANEWMRGIEQQRQADLGNGCYLNPIIAGDHPDPTLIKDGADYYMTFSSFDDIPGLLIWHSRDLVNWEPLSPAITTPVDAIWAPDLVKHNDKYFIYFTTNRIIDAKGTKKKTLYVITADDIHGPWTPPKDIGLKNPASDPGHVVGEDGKRYIFMSGGNRVQLTDDGLSTVGDMEVVYQGWQYPEEWDVESFSQEGPKMLRHGDYFYMVLAEGGTAGPPTGHMVIAARSKSINGPWENSPHNPIIRTQDRSEKWWSRGHATLIEGPDKNWYMVYHGYENGFMTLGRQAMLEPIVWGDDGWFTSAGFDTGKPIRKPEGGEAVPHGIGWSDSFTDEKFPARWHFYRANAEELKRVTLKDGKLHLKAKGTSPKDSAPLTMIPGDQAYQIEVTANFALGAQAGLLLFYNAKLYVGLSFNQDGTVMHRYGLERAEKKLPHITGNEVQIRMKNDRHIVTFYTRTSDQGAWEKYPVQMEVSGYHHNVAYDFLSLRPALYASGEGAVTFSNLRYQALP, encoded by the coding sequence ATGGGTGTTTCCCGAGTGGTAGGGAAAGGTGTATTGAGCGGTATCTTACTGATGGCAATGGGTATTGGCCAGGCGATAGCGTGTCAGGCTGGCCCTGCCAACGAATGGATGCGGGGTATTGAACAGCAGCGTCAGGCGGATTTGGGCAATGGCTGTTATCTCAATCCAATTATTGCGGGCGATCACCCCGATCCCACCCTTATCAAGGATGGCGCTGATTACTACATGACGTTTTCGTCCTTTGACGACATCCCCGGACTGCTGATTTGGCACTCGCGCGATTTAGTGAACTGGGAACCACTAAGCCCGGCGATCACGACGCCCGTTGATGCCATCTGGGCACCGGATTTGGTGAAGCATAACGACAAATACTTCATCTACTTCACTACAAACCGGATTATTGACGCCAAAGGGACGAAAAAGAAAACGCTGTATGTGATCACTGCTGATGATATTCATGGCCCGTGGACGCCGCCGAAAGATATCGGTTTGAAAAATCCGGCCAGCGATCCCGGTCATGTGGTAGGAGAAGATGGTAAGCGTTACATCTTTATGTCTGGCGGCAATCGCGTGCAGTTAACTGATGACGGGCTGTCGACGGTCGGCGACATGGAAGTGGTCTATCAGGGATGGCAATATCCGGAAGAGTGGGATGTGGAAAGCTTCTCGCAGGAAGGGCCAAAAATGCTGCGCCACGGTGATTACTTCTACATGGTGCTGGCGGAAGGTGGAACGGCTGGGCCGCCAACGGGACACATGGTGATTGCCGCCCGATCGAAATCGATCAACGGACCGTGGGAAAACTCGCCGCATAACCCGATTATCCGCACACAGGATCGTTCAGAGAAATGGTGGTCGCGCGGGCATGCGACGCTGATCGAAGGGCCGGATAAAAACTGGTACATGGTGTACCACGGTTATGAAAACGGCTTTATGACACTGGGGCGGCAGGCGATGCTGGAGCCGATCGTCTGGGGTGATGATGGCTGGTTTACATCCGCTGGATTCGATACCGGCAAACCGATTCGCAAGCCGGAAGGCGGCGAGGCAGTGCCTCATGGCATCGGCTGGTCTGATAGCTTTACCGACGAGAAATTTCCAGCCCGCTGGCATTTCTACCGCGCCAATGCAGAAGAGCTGAAGCGGGTCACGCTTAAAGACGGCAAGCTGCACCTGAAAGCAAAAGGCACGTCGCCGAAGGACAGCGCGCCGCTGACGATGATCCCCGGCGATCAGGCTTATCAGATTGAAGTCACGGCGAATTTTGCCCTAGGAGCGCAGGCCGGTTTACTGCTGTTCTATAACGCGAAGCTGTACGTTGGGCTGTCGTTTAATCAGGATGGCACCGTCATGCACCGCTATGGGCTGGAAAGGGCGGAGAAGAAACTGCCGCATATCACGGGTAATGAGGTGCAAATTCGGATGAAAAACGATCGCCATATCGTGACGTTTTACACCCGCACCTCGGATCAGGGAGCGTGGGAGAAATATCCGGTGCAAATGGAAGTGTCCGGTTATCATCACAACGTCGCGTATGACTTTCTCAGTTTGCGGCCTGCCCTGTATGCTTCAGGCGAGGGCGCCGTCACGTTCAGCAACTTGCGCTATCAGGCTTTGCCTTAA
- the thiQ gene encoding thiamine ABC transporter ATP-binding protein ThiQ — MIALEKLTYFYQHLPMRFDFHVKPGERITILGPSGAGKSTLLNLVAGFLMADSGELRLNGESHRETPPAKRPVSILFQENNLFPHLTIGQNIALGLHPGLRLSTAQRETLQQIADRVGLADLLDRLPSQVSGGQRQRAALARCLVRHQPILLLDEPFSALDPALRQEMLDLVESVCQEREFTLLMVSHNLDDAMRIAKRTVLIVDGQIYYDGSTQALQDGSAEASTILGISRPSSD, encoded by the coding sequence ATGATCGCGCTTGAGAAATTGACCTACTTTTATCAACACTTGCCCATGCGTTTTGATTTTCACGTCAAACCGGGCGAGCGCATCACCATCCTCGGCCCCAGCGGTGCGGGGAAAAGCACGCTGCTGAATCTGGTTGCGGGCTTCCTGATGGCTGACAGCGGGGAATTACGACTGAACGGCGAATCTCACCGCGAGACGCCTCCGGCTAAACGACCAGTTTCGATTCTGTTTCAGGAAAATAATCTGTTCCCTCACCTGACGATTGGGCAGAACATCGCGCTGGGGCTGCACCCCGGCCTGCGGCTCAGTACCGCACAGCGTGAAACGCTACAGCAGATCGCCGATCGGGTGGGTTTGGCGGATCTGCTGGATCGTCTGCCCTCGCAGGTTTCCGGCGGGCAGCGCCAGCGCGCGGCATTGGCACGCTGTCTGGTGCGTCATCAGCCCATTTTGCTGCTAGATGAACCGTTCTCGGCTCTCGATCCGGCGCTGCGTCAGGAGATGCTCGATCTGGTTGAAAGCGTGTGTCAGGAGCGTGAGTTCACGCTGTTGATGGTGTCGCACAATCTGGATGACGCCATGCGGATCGCAAAGCGCACGGTGCTGATCGTGGACGGACAAATTTATTATGATGGATCGACTCAGGCGCTACAGGATGGCAGCGCCGAAGCGTCCACCATCCTGGGAATTTCACGTCCGTCTTCGGATTGA
- the thiP gene encoding thiamine/thiamine pyrophosphate ABC transporter permease ThiP — protein MATRRQPLIGGRLWPGLLATTLLISVAVLAFGALWIQAPESQWRTLWHDSYLWHVIRFTFWQAFLSALFSTAPAIFLARALYRRRFPGHRWLLRLCAMTLVLPVLVAVFGLLSVYGRQGWLASALGWFDLKYTFSPYGLQGILLAHVFFNLPLATRLLLQSLEGIATEQRQLAANLGMNSWQHFRLLEWPALRRQILPTGALIFMLCFASFATVLSLGGGPQATTIELAIYQALSFDYDPGRAALLALIQMVCCLGLVLLSQRLGRILPVGSTQQLAWRNPQDSALSRLTDGLLIGALLLLVVPPLLAVVVDGVNRSLVSVLQQPVLWQTLFTSLRIALGAGLLCLVLTMMLLWSSRELKLRQKPLFGQLMNLSGMLILAMPGIVLATGFFLLLNNSIGLPQSPYALVVFTNALMAIPYAIKVLENPMLDVAERYNRLCTSLDIHGWQRLRLIELAALKQPLAQALAFACVLSIGDFGVIALFGNEQFRTLPFYLYQQIGSYRSADGAVTALLLMLLCFILFTLIEKLAGRHDRA, from the coding sequence ATGGCAACGCGCCGTCAGCCACTAATCGGCGGACGTCTGTGGCCGGGGCTGCTGGCCACCACGCTGTTAATTTCCGTTGCCGTACTGGCTTTCGGCGCACTGTGGATACAGGCGCCCGAAAGCCAGTGGCGCACGCTATGGCATGACAGCTATCTCTGGCATGTCATTCGGTTTACCTTCTGGCAGGCCTTTCTCTCTGCGCTGTTTTCTACCGCTCCAGCCATTTTCCTTGCCAGAGCGCTGTATCGACGGCGCTTTCCCGGCCATCGCTGGCTGTTGCGCCTGTGCGCGATGACGCTGGTGCTGCCCGTATTGGTAGCCGTTTTTGGCCTGCTCAGCGTTTATGGCAGACAAGGCTGGCTGGCCTCTGCGCTGGGCTGGTTTGACCTGAAATACACGTTTTCGCCCTATGGGTTGCAGGGAATTTTGCTGGCGCATGTGTTCTTCAATCTGCCGCTGGCAACCCGACTGCTATTGCAATCCTTAGAAGGTATTGCCACCGAGCAGCGCCAGCTAGCCGCCAATCTGGGTATGAACAGCTGGCAGCATTTCCGTTTGTTGGAATGGCCCGCCCTGCGCAGGCAGATTTTACCCACTGGCGCATTGATTTTTATGCTCTGCTTTGCCAGTTTTGCCACGGTGCTGTCGCTGGGCGGTGGCCCGCAGGCGACCACCATTGAGCTGGCTATTTATCAGGCATTAAGCTTTGATTACGATCCGGGGCGCGCGGCACTGCTGGCGTTAATTCAGATGGTCTGCTGTCTCGGTTTGGTGCTGCTGAGCCAGCGGCTGGGACGGATTCTGCCCGTTGGCAGCACACAGCAGCTTGCCTGGCGTAACCCGCAGGATAGCGCCTTAAGCCGCCTCACCGACGGCCTGCTGATTGGTGCGCTGTTGCTGCTGGTCGTGCCTCCTTTGCTGGCCGTGGTGGTCGATGGTGTGAACCGCTCATTGGTTTCCGTCCTGCAACAACCTGTGCTCTGGCAAACGCTGTTTACCTCACTGCGCATTGCCTTAGGCGCGGGACTCCTGTGTCTGGTGCTAACCATGATGCTGCTCTGGAGCAGTCGCGAGCTCAAGCTACGCCAAAAGCCACTGTTCGGGCAGTTGATGAACCTGAGCGGTATGCTCATCCTCGCCATGCCGGGCATTGTGCTGGCAACCGGCTTTTTCCTGCTGCTGAATAACAGCATCGGGCTACCGCAATCCCCTTACGCACTGGTGGTGTTCACCAACGCGCTGATGGCCATTCCGTATGCGATCAAAGTGTTGGAAAACCCAATGCTGGACGTTGCCGAGCGCTATAACCGACTCTGTACGTCGCTGGATATTCACGGCTGGCAGCGGCTAAGGCTGATCGAACTCGCCGCGCTGAAACAACCGCTCGCGCAGGCGTTGGCTTTTGCCTGCGTGCTGTCGATTGGTGATTTCGGCGTCATCGCGCTATTCGGCAATGAGCAGTTCCGCACGCTGCCGTTCTATCTGTACCAGCAAATCGGTTCCTATCGCAGCGCCGACGGCGCAGTCACAGCGCTGTTGTTGATGCTGCTGTGCTTTATATTATTTACCCTGATTGAGAAACTGGCAGGCCGTCATGATCGCGCTTGA